From a single Mobula birostris isolate sMobBir1 chromosome 13, sMobBir1.hap1, whole genome shotgun sequence genomic region:
- the LOC140207358 gene encoding NADH-ubiquinone oxidoreductase subunit 8-like, whose translation MLALRLACRTAAQARLMFPLPLRQLSATPCLRNYKFVNEREDPTDLQTLTDNAAQTLFWTELFRGLAMTLSYLFREPATINYPFEKGPLSPRFRGEHALRRYPSGEERCIACKLCEAACPAQAITIEAEARADGSRRTTRYDIDMTKCIYCGFCQEACPVDAIVEGPNFEFSTQTHEELLYNKEKLLNNGDMWEAEIAANIQADFLYR comes from the exons CCCGGTTGATGTTCCCGCTGCCCCTGCGTCAGCTCTCCGCTACCCCGTGCCTCAGGAATTACA AGTTCGTCAACGAGAGGGAGGATCCCACCGACCTGCAGACGCTGACCGACAACGCAGCTCAGACGCTGTTCTGGACCGAGCTTTTCCGGG GCCTGGCCATGACCCTCAGCTACCTGTTCCGGGAGCCGGCCACCATCAACTACCCCTTCGAGAAGGGCCCCCTGAGCCCACGGTTTCGGGGGGAACACGCACTGCGCCGTTACCCCTCGGGGGAGGAGCGGTGTATCGCCTGCAAACTGTGCGAGGCTGCCTGCCCGGCCCAG GCCATCACGATCGAAGCGGAGGCCCGCGCGGACGGTAGCCGGAGAACCACTCGCTACGATATCGACATGACCAAGTGTATCTACTGTGGCTTCTGCCAGGAGGCCTGCCCCGTCGACGCCATCGTGGAG GGGCCCAACTTTGAGTTCTCCACCCAGACGCACGAGGAGCTCCTCTACAACAAGGAGAAGCTGCTGAACAATGGTGACATGTGGGAGGCCGAGATCGCGGCCAACATCCAGGCCGACTTCCTGTACCGCTGA